One genomic region from Enterobacter hormaechei ATCC 49162 encodes:
- a CDS encoding amino acid ABC transporter ATP-binding protein, with amino-acid sequence MISLKNVSKWYGHFQVLTDCSTEVKKGDVVVVCGPSGSGKSTLIKTVNGLEPVQQGEIVVNGTKVNDRKTNLAQLRSHVGMVFQHFELFPHLSIIENLTLAQVKVLKRDKKAAREKGLKLLERVGLSAHADKFPAQLSGGQQQRVAIARALCMDPVAMLFDEPTSALDPEMINEVLDVMVELAHEGMTMMVVTHEMGFARKVANRVIFMDEGKIVEDSPKEEFFANPKSERAKDFLAKILH; translated from the coding sequence ATGATTTCCCTGAAAAATGTTTCTAAATGGTATGGGCACTTTCAGGTGCTGACCGACTGCTCAACAGAAGTGAAAAAAGGCGATGTGGTGGTGGTATGCGGCCCGTCCGGTTCCGGTAAATCAACGCTTATCAAAACCGTTAATGGGCTGGAGCCTGTCCAGCAGGGCGAGATTGTCGTTAACGGCACCAAAGTGAATGACCGCAAAACTAACCTTGCTCAGCTTCGTTCCCACGTGGGAATGGTGTTCCAGCATTTTGAGCTGTTCCCTCACCTGTCCATCATTGAGAACCTGACGCTGGCGCAGGTCAAAGTGCTGAAACGCGATAAAAAAGCGGCGCGCGAAAAGGGACTGAAGTTACTGGAACGCGTCGGGCTGTCTGCGCATGCGGATAAGTTCCCGGCTCAGCTTTCCGGTGGCCAGCAGCAGCGCGTGGCGATCGCGCGTGCGCTGTGCATGGATCCGGTGGCGATGCTGTTCGATGAACCGACGTCCGCGCTCGATCCTGAGATGATCAACGAAGTGCTGGACGTTATGGTGGAGCTGGCGCACGAAGGAATGACCATGATGGTGGTGACGCACGAAATGGGCTTCGCCCGTAAAGTGGCTAACCGCGTGATCTTCATGGATGAAGGGAAAATTGTTGAAGACTCACCGAAAGAAGAGTTCTTCGCCAACCCGAAATCCGAACGCGCTAAAGACTTCCTCGCCAAAATCCTGCATTAA